The following proteins come from a genomic window of Kosakonia sp. SMBL-WEM22:
- a CDS encoding site-specific integrase produces the protein MSFPSPYGHLPATERIQLPVPIDYPAALALRQMALVQEELPKYLLAPEVSALLHYVPDLHRRMLLSTLWNSGARINEALALTRADFNLTSPSPFVQLATLKQRTEKAARTAGRAPAGSTSHRIVPLSDSHYVSQLEMMVATLKIPLERRNKRTGRMEKARIWEITDRTVRTWLNEAVEAAAADGVTFSVPVTPHTFRHSYAMHMLYAGIPLKILQTLMGHKSVSSTEVYTKVFALDVAARHRVRFEMPGEEAVALLRGINRG, from the coding sequence ATGAGTTTTCCATCCCCTTACGGACACCTGCCTGCCACAGAGAGAATCCAGCTCCCGGTACCAATAGACTATCCGGCAGCCCTGGCTCTGCGCCAGATGGCACTTGTTCAGGAGGAACTGCCAAAGTACCTTCTGGCCCCGGAAGTCAGTGCCCTGCTTCATTACGTCCCGGATCTGCACCGCAGGATGTTGCTGTCAACATTGTGGAATTCCGGTGCCCGCATAAACGAAGCGCTGGCCCTGACGCGCGCTGATTTTAACCTGACGTCCCCCTCCCCGTTTGTTCAGCTGGCCACACTGAAACAGCGCACGGAAAAGGCAGCCCGGACGGCAGGCCGTGCGCCGGCCGGCAGCACGAGTCACAGGATTGTTCCCCTGTCCGACAGCCACTACGTCAGCCAGCTGGAGATGATGGTGGCCACGCTGAAGATCCCGCTGGAGCGGAGAAATAAGCGCACCGGCAGAATGGAAAAGGCACGTATCTGGGAGATCACCGACAGGACAGTCAGGACCTGGCTGAATGAGGCGGTTGAGGCCGCAGCGGCAGACGGTGTGACCTTTTCCGTGCCGGTGACCCCGCACACGTTCCGGCACAGTTATGCCATGCACATGCTGTATGCCGGCATCCCCCTCAAGATCCTGCAGACCCTTATGGGGCACAAGTCCGTCAGCTCGACGGAGGTATATACGAAAGTCTTTGCCCTGGATGTCGCCGCACGCCACCGCGTCCGGTTTGAAATGCCGGGTGAAGAGGCTGTCGCCTTACTCAGGGGCATTAACAGGGGCTGA